Below is a window of Longimicrobium sp. DNA.
ACGGGAGGATCGTCCTCATGAGCCCCACGGGAGGCGCGCACGGCAGGGCGGCCAAGAACATCTTGATCAGCCTGGGCCTGTACGAGCGGAACGTCGGGGGAGGAATCGCGTTCGGCGACGCCGTGGGTTTCATCTACTCTCCGCGAAGGTCCTTTTCCCCGGACGCATCCTGGTACGTGGGTCCCGAGCCTACCGAGAAGATGCTCGACGGCGCGCCGCTCCTGGCCGTGGAGGTGCGCAGCCCGGAGGACTACGGTCCGGCCGCGGAGCGGCGGATGGCGGCGAAGCGTGCAGCCTACTTCGACTGCGGCACGCAGGTGGTGTGGGACGTCGACGGGTTGCGCGCGGAGGTGATCCGCGTGTATCGCGCTCCGGACCCGGAGAGCGCCGACGTCTACAAGCGCGGCCAGGTGGCCGACGCGGAGCCGGCGGTG
It encodes the following:
- a CDS encoding Uma2 family endonuclease, with the protein product MKIAPLGREATIDDLYKVEGKAELVDGRIVLMSPTGGAHGRAAKNILISLGLYERNVGGGIAFGDAVGFIYSPRRSFSPDASWYVGPEPTEKMLDGAPLLAVEVRSPEDYGPAAERRMAAKRAAYFDCGTQVVWDVDGLRAEVIRVYRAPDPESADVYKRGQVADAEPAVPGWRFPVDELFL